One Candidatus Cloacimonadota bacterium genomic window carries:
- a CDS encoding HAD family hydrolase: MKKKHKIKAIIFDLDGTLLDSLQDIAESMNKALAEEGLPEHPLEAYKDFVGNGLFKLTERAMPKNRRSEKEVEKMAEKFWVNYEESWFLHTKPYPGILYLIQLCVSHKIKVAILSNKVHYFTKKMIRHYFRGAMINQGKNPFGIYSGEQPDMPAKPDPTRALELAERLKCKPENIALMGDSPIDVETAKNAGMISIGAAWGFSGREALEKAGADYIIDDPAELATELERKPTN, encoded by the coding sequence ATGAAAAAGAAACACAAAATCAAAGCCATCATCTTCGACCTCGATGGAACCTTGCTGGACAGCCTGCAAGACATCGCTGAGAGCATGAACAAAGCCTTGGCCGAAGAAGGCTTGCCCGAGCATCCGCTGGAGGCATACAAGGATTTTGTGGGTAATGGGCTATTTAAACTGACCGAAAGAGCGATGCCAAAAAATCGACGCAGTGAGAAAGAAGTCGAAAAGATGGCGGAAAAATTTTGGGTCAACTATGAGGAAAGCTGGTTCCTGCACACCAAACCTTATCCGGGAATCCTGTATCTGATCCAGCTTTGCGTTTCCCACAAGATCAAAGTGGCCATTCTTTCCAACAAAGTCCACTACTTCACCAAAAAGATGATCCGCCACTATTTCCGTGGCGCCATGATAAACCAAGGAAAAAACCCCTTCGGTATCTATAGCGGTGAACAGCCTGATATGCCTGCAAAACCGGATCCGACCCGTGCGTTGGAACTGGCTGAGCGCCTCAAATGCAAGCCGGAAAACATCGCCCTCATGGGGGATTCACCCATCGATGTGGAAACTGCCAAAAATGCCGGCATGATTTCCATCGGCGCAGCCTGGGGATTCAGTGGCAGAGAAGCCCTTGAAAAAGCAGGCGCAGACTATATCATAGACGATCCGGCTGAGCTGGCAACCGAGCTGGA